From the Pseudoalteromonas tunicata genome, one window contains:
- a CDS encoding methyl-accepting chemotaxis protein encodes MKSLSLRSKITFFVSILFLSLVSIALLGLQSMRHASETDNIARINQLMKSTSNIVYQFEALAQSGQLTEQQAKQFATQILRENKYHDSEYVYVVDDKLNFVATPHDPQLHGTSFNDFKDATGASVGRMVEGLVGNQTDRIITYHWNSERNGEVVDLTSVVQKTRVWGWYVGTGISSKEVDDRYWSTAKWLLAYAVVISIVMSAILAKFGFALINNLGAEINDVLQVVKQVSRGNLKNNAQYSQAPSDSIIGAMNYMQTGLQGVVNSIKNVSDTLNEQSGASERRSIELEQLTHSMSHETQIIAATITQLSASAGTVSSNAEQAAESVKEAELQGKNAFALTEESAKTIALLEKQIENAGSNIQLLDDEVKNIDSVLSVIQGIAEQTNLLALNAAIEAARAGDQGRGFAVVADEVRQLAQRTQASTEEIQQMISKLQSATKDAKNSVTQSIATSEETVIKSQKVSDQLEKIAISLSAISSMSHQISVAAKEQLEAGEDTARRIVNISDTASNTAEVSQQAHSSSDQMKRLITKLDHEIAKFEL; translated from the coding sequence TTGAAATCGCTTAGTTTACGCTCAAAAATTACGTTTTTTGTCTCGATTTTATTTTTATCTCTAGTCAGTATTGCGCTGCTAGGTTTGCAGTCAATGCGCCATGCCAGTGAAACCGACAACATCGCCCGCATCAATCAACTGATGAAAAGCACCAGCAATATTGTCTATCAATTTGAAGCGCTCGCTCAGTCTGGCCAATTAACCGAACAACAAGCAAAACAATTTGCGACCCAAATATTGCGCGAAAATAAATATCATGACTCTGAATATGTTTATGTTGTTGATGATAAACTTAATTTTGTTGCAACACCTCACGACCCACAACTTCATGGCACCAGTTTTAATGACTTTAAAGATGCCACTGGCGCAAGCGTTGGCCGTATGGTTGAGGGCCTAGTTGGTAATCAAACAGACCGAATTATTACCTACCATTGGAACTCTGAACGAAATGGTGAAGTTGTAGACTTAACCTCTGTGGTACAAAAAACGCGAGTTTGGGGCTGGTATGTCGGCACCGGCATTAGCTCTAAAGAAGTTGATGATCGTTATTGGTCAACTGCAAAATGGTTACTAGCATATGCCGTGGTTATTTCGATTGTCATGTCGGCTATTTTAGCCAAGTTTGGTTTTGCTCTCATCAATAACTTAGGTGCTGAAATTAACGATGTATTACAAGTTGTTAAACAGGTATCGCGTGGTAACTTAAAAAATAATGCCCAATACAGTCAAGCGCCAAGTGACAGCATAATTGGCGCTATGAATTACATGCAAACTGGCTTGCAAGGGGTAGTTAATAGCATTAAAAATGTATCCGATACGCTTAATGAACAAAGTGGCGCCTCTGAGCGTCGATCCATTGAACTTGAGCAGCTAACTCATTCAATGAGTCATGAAACTCAAATTATTGCAGCCACCATCACACAATTATCGGCTTCAGCGGGCACAGTTTCGAGCAATGCAGAGCAAGCGGCAGAGTCGGTCAAAGAGGCTGAATTGCAAGGTAAAAATGCTTTTGCTCTAACCGAAGAATCAGCCAAAACCATCGCCCTACTCGAAAAGCAAATTGAAAACGCAGGAAGTAACATTCAACTGCTTGATGACGAAGTGAAAAATATAGATAGCGTCTTATCCGTTATTCAAGGTATTGCAGAACAAACCAATTTACTTGCGCTAAATGCGGCGATTGAGGCGGCACGTGCGGGCGATCAGGGTCGTGGTTTTGCTGTTGTTGCAGATGAGGTACGCCAACTGGCGCAGCGCACACAAGCGAGCACTGAAGAAATTCAACAAATGATTTCCAAGCTACAAAGTGCCACCAAAGATGCTAAAAATTCAGTAACACAAAGCATTGCCACCAGCGAAGAAACCGTTATTAAATCGCAGAAAGTCTCTGATCAACTCGAAAAAATCGCAATTTCTTTATCGGCAATTTCATCTATGAGCCACCAAATTTCAGTCGCTGCAAAAGAGCAGTTAGAAGCTGGAGAAGATACCGCAAGGCGCATAGTGAATATTTCCGATACAGCGAGCAATACCGCAGAAGTATCACAGCAAGCCCATAGTTCGAGCGATCAAATGAAGCGTTTAATCACCAAACTTGATCATGAAATTGCTAAATTTGAATTGTAA
- a CDS encoding YggN family protein, which yields MLLLLCCSTQLFAQEQCDVQLGHGLIITEDVIRIVDKGQTRVQINNDNQLFIKGRWKILDEKESQVLMQYSKGLRDTVPELVSLATDGVNLGLTAIEQVVTGYTGKEPAVLKDQLQYVERALMDRFKKGDDFFYIAPQSLSKLDDFFEKEISGKIHSAVHGSLGAILVALGDAFESNEGNIEDRISDMGDRMDLIAKEIDRSLLRKAAQMEKKAAEYCGYLKLLDETETQLQQIVPELLDFDLVQVK from the coding sequence ATGCTGCTTTTATTATGTTGTAGCACGCAGCTTTTTGCGCAAGAACAATGTGATGTGCAGCTTGGCCATGGTTTGATCATTACTGAAGATGTGATCCGAATCGTCGATAAAGGGCAAACACGAGTACAAATAAACAATGATAATCAATTGTTTATTAAAGGTCGCTGGAAAATCCTCGATGAAAAAGAGAGTCAAGTCTTGATGCAATACAGCAAAGGTTTGCGTGACACTGTGCCTGAACTTGTATCGTTAGCGACTGATGGGGTTAATTTAGGATTAACCGCGATTGAGCAAGTCGTGACAGGTTACACAGGTAAAGAGCCTGCAGTGCTTAAAGATCAATTACAGTATGTTGAGCGCGCATTGATGGATCGCTTTAAAAAAGGCGATGATTTTTTCTATATCGCACCACAATCCCTTTCTAAACTAGATGATTTTTTTGAAAAAGAAATCAGTGGTAAAATTCATTCAGCTGTTCATGGTTCACTCGGTGCTATTTTAGTTGCACTTGGCGATGCGTTTGAATCAAATGAGGGCAACATTGAAGATCGTATTTCAGATATGGGCGATCGGATGGATCTTATTGCTAAAGAAATTGACCGTTCTTTACTCCGAAAAGCGGCGCAAATGGAAAAAAAAGCAGCTGAATATTGTGGTTATTTAAAGTTGCTTGATGAGACCGAAACACAGCTTCAACAAATAGTACCAGAACTACTAGACTTTGATTTAGTTCAAGTTAAATGA
- a CDS encoding DUF1566 domain-containing protein: protein MKYYVFALAVVSQTAMAQTCYDKDLIATTSTESFSTSVDGTAHDLRTGLMWMRCSLGQTWQSDTSTCSGNALQMTWQQALLNAKQTTFANYSDWHLPSTKELATLVERSCVNPAINSELFPETVAENYWSNTSSIDMADHAWSYAFYSGKNNLKRKQADVFVRLVRYAK from the coding sequence ATGAAATATTATGTATTTGCCCTTGCGGTTGTTAGCCAAACTGCCATGGCGCAAACCTGCTATGACAAAGATTTAATCGCGACGACCAGTACGGAGTCTTTTAGTACCAGCGTTGATGGTACTGCACACGATCTTCGGACTGGTTTGATGTGGATGCGTTGTAGTTTAGGACAAACCTGGCAAAGTGATACCAGTACATGTTCAGGCAATGCATTACAAATGACTTGGCAGCAAGCATTACTAAATGCCAAGCAAACAACCTTTGCCAATTACTCCGACTGGCATTTACCAAGTACAAAAGAACTGGCGACGTTAGTTGAGCGCAGTTGTGTTAACCCTGCGATCAATAGTGAGTTATTTCCGGAGACCGTGGCTGAAAATTATTGGAGTAATACTTCAAGTATTGATATGGCTGATCACGCTTGGTCTTATGCGTTTTATAGTGGTAAAAATAATTTAAAACGTAAACAAGCGGATGTTTTTGTACGCTTAGTGCGATACGCCAAATAA
- a CDS encoding DUF1566 domain-containing protein: MYRNLVCLTLSVCLVTACGGGGGGDSTNTPAPLPVSSINAGSDQAAAEKSVITLAGQATPSGGEFVWSQVSGPLLSNFPLTGATQSVTLPSVKLTTQLVFDLKYTTPAKEILMDSVTVTVNSVNQLPIVSIKQTAPAQLPSKYNDTIILSSDGSKDPDTDGVIVGYKWLQTAGEPLEITDLTNKDLTFTHPLLEQDSQVQFSLTITDDEGGKSTNYHDLILRKTTQVIAADAGDAQTVGEFATVNLDASASKALTDSYSCYWQQVSGTLVNLIDAEQCQSRFIVPDIDIAEQLIFEVTITDDNSRTATAQTQINLQPLPLGLNNDSGMNKCYSNSAAISCGNADFPGQDAELGRDVVADYLDKVGAGTLAFDFTKLDEFADELPDTATNFSCVRDNVTGLIWEVKQANIGIIPNTQLREGQNSYSWFYTGEGNGGVPGFAAAAKSSCPSDVDCGIETYVAQVNAANFCGANNWRIPSYNELMGLMDLAKQGNGPLIDTEYFPNLPNSNTLGHLRYWTKETSADGQSLNFAWILDFQTGNDLAYPKTSTAYLRLVRTP, from the coding sequence ATGTATAGAAACTTGGTATGCCTCACTCTTTCAGTATGCTTAGTGACTGCTTGTGGTGGCGGTGGTGGGGGAGATTCAACAAATACACCGGCTCCACTGCCTGTAAGTAGTATTAATGCAGGTAGCGATCAAGCAGCAGCAGAAAAATCAGTTATCACACTCGCCGGTCAAGCAACACCTTCAGGTGGTGAATTCGTATGGTCACAAGTAAGTGGCCCTCTATTAAGTAATTTTCCACTCACTGGTGCAACGCAATCAGTGACATTACCATCGGTTAAGCTTACAACGCAGCTAGTATTCGATCTCAAATACACTACGCCAGCAAAAGAAATTTTGATGGATTCAGTCACTGTCACCGTGAACTCGGTTAATCAATTACCAATAGTTTCCATCAAACAAACTGCACCGGCCCAATTGCCTTCTAAATACAACGATACCATTATACTTAGTAGCGATGGTTCCAAAGATCCCGATACAGATGGGGTAATTGTTGGCTATAAATGGTTACAAACCGCAGGTGAACCATTAGAAATTACTGACTTAACTAATAAAGATTTAACCTTTACTCATCCACTGTTAGAGCAAGATAGCCAAGTGCAATTTAGTTTAACGATTACTGATGATGAGGGGGGGAAAAGTACTAACTACCATGATTTGATTTTACGAAAAACCACGCAAGTAATTGCCGCTGATGCAGGAGATGCGCAAACAGTTGGCGAGTTTGCAACCGTGAATCTCGATGCTTCAGCTTCAAAAGCCCTAACCGACAGCTATAGCTGCTACTGGCAACAAGTGTCAGGTACTTTGGTGAATTTAATTGATGCAGAGCAATGTCAGTCGCGTTTTATCGTGCCAGATATTGATATCGCCGAGCAATTAATTTTTGAGGTAACTATTACTGATGATAATAGCCGCACTGCTACGGCACAAACTCAAATAAACCTTCAACCTTTACCCCTTGGCCTTAATAATGATTCTGGTATGAATAAATGCTACAGCAACAGTGCTGCAATTAGTTGTGGTAATGCGGATTTTCCAGGCCAAGATGCAGAGCTTGGGCGTGATGTTGTTGCTGATTATCTCGATAAAGTCGGTGCTGGTACACTCGCATTTGATTTTACCAAGCTTGATGAATTTGCTGATGAATTACCTGATACTGCTACTAATTTTAGTTGTGTACGTGACAACGTAACAGGGCTGATTTGGGAAGTGAAACAAGCAAATATAGGTATTATTCCTAATACTCAACTCCGTGAAGGACAAAATAGTTATAGTTGGTTTTACACTGGCGAGGGTAATGGTGGAGTGCCAGGCTTTGCAGCTGCAGCTAAATCGTCTTGTCCAAGTGATGTTGATTGCGGTATTGAAACCTATGTCGCCCAAGTGAACGCCGCTAATTTTTGTGGGGCGAATAATTGGCGTATTCCAAGTTATAACGAATTGATGGGATTGATGGATCTCGCTAAACAAGGGAATGGCCCATTAATAGATACTGAGTATTTTCCTAATTTGCCAAACTCAAATACGCTTGGACACCTACGTTATTGGACTAAAGAAACCAGTGCTGATGGGCAAAGTTTAAATTTTGCTTGGATTTTAGATTTTCAAACCGGTAACGATTTGGCCTATCCAAAAACCAGTACCGCTTATTTACGTTTGGTAAGAACACCTTAG
- a CDS encoding DUF2982 domain-containing protein — protein MVRLLKEQMRLVIQASSNKHGVETFLVSSLALLILMLAIKLKPGTILIAEIMLISACLVGMLIGYFKMTEPRFSLVFYQDQLEFHHKYGCWELTRENLAVAGIPSIGDELLNKPLNCVGLKVKDYDSFLQQLAPRLAARILIEQRHLLRESLREKYQQIQDVESFLVENTDFCSQKGQVYSGLIAMFANRMINLRQLIGYDLLIPLNMLDRNADQFVYLIHRWQLNAESILSPVSDELSL, from the coding sequence ATGGTTAGGCTTTTAAAAGAGCAAATGCGCTTGGTGATCCAAGCGAGTAGTAATAAACATGGTGTCGAGACTTTTTTAGTCAGTAGTTTAGCGCTACTTATTTTAATGTTAGCGATTAAGTTAAAGCCCGGTACCATCTTAATTGCCGAAATAATGCTGATTAGTGCTTGTTTGGTGGGAATGTTAATTGGTTATTTTAAAATGACTGAACCACGCTTTAGTTTGGTTTTTTATCAAGACCAATTAGAGTTTCATCACAAATATGGTTGCTGGGAATTAACTCGCGAGAACCTTGCTGTGGCAGGAATACCTAGTATTGGTGATGAGCTGTTAAATAAGCCCCTTAATTGCGTTGGACTCAAAGTTAAAGATTACGATAGTTTTTTGCAGCAGCTTGCGCCACGTTTAGCTGCACGAATATTAATCGAACAACGACATTTATTGCGTGAGTCATTACGTGAAAAATACCAACAAATACAAGACGTAGAGTCATTTTTAGTTGAAAATACCGATTTTTGCAGTCAAAAAGGGCAGGTTTATAGTGGATTGATCGCTATGTTTGCTAATAGAATGATTAACTTACGTCAACTTATTGGCTATGATTTATTAATCCCGCTTAATATGCTGGATCGAAATGCTGATCAGTTTGTTTATTTAATTCATCGTTGGCAACTCAATGCCGAGAGTATTTTGAGTCCAGTAAGTGATGAATTATCGTTGTAA
- a CDS encoding efflux RND transporter periplasmic adaptor subunit — MRNYQLGKILFPFLIILLVVTCIYLYLPKHSDANQTFANKPVIVSAVNVTMQTQSIDLESLGTSRANEAIFIKSAQNDYVTEVFFNDGDIVKKGQVLVQLNSEQEKSAVAELQINLKEEQRQLNRLTELAKSQATAKSLLEEQRSKFEATQVQLASATIKLAEMTITAPFSGRLGQRLISPGAFITSANEITTLDDISTIKVDFNVPEKYLAALKPNMVVTAKSPAYPDITFSGVLSNISSRINPATRSVPVTASFDNKNQQLRSGMLLHTFVKLSEFNAILVPEKAIIPIENQHFVYVVENGLANRKEVTILQRLHGQVAIAQGLSEGQQVVTEGIIKIRPGSSVEVKGDAQ; from the coding sequence ATGCGCAATTATCAATTAGGTAAAATTTTATTCCCATTTTTAATCATACTGCTGGTTGTAACTTGTATCTATTTATATTTACCCAAGCATTCTGATGCAAATCAAACCTTTGCTAATAAACCTGTCATTGTGAGTGCAGTTAATGTCACGATGCAAACTCAAAGTATCGATTTAGAATCCCTCGGCACTAGCAGAGCCAATGAAGCTATTTTTATTAAAAGTGCACAAAATGACTACGTTACCGAAGTATTTTTTAATGACGGAGATATAGTCAAAAAAGGTCAAGTACTCGTTCAGCTTAATTCAGAACAAGAAAAATCTGCAGTAGCAGAACTGCAAATTAATTTAAAAGAAGAGCAACGACAACTCAATCGCTTAACTGAGCTTGCAAAAAGCCAAGCCACAGCAAAATCATTACTTGAAGAACAGCGATCTAAATTTGAAGCTACTCAGGTGCAACTCGCTTCAGCAACAATAAAGTTAGCCGAAATGACCATTACCGCACCATTTTCAGGCCGCTTAGGACAGCGCTTAATTTCACCGGGTGCATTTATTACTAGCGCTAACGAAATCACTACTCTTGATGACATCAGCACCATTAAAGTTGATTTCAATGTGCCCGAAAAATACCTTGCAGCGCTAAAACCTAATATGGTTGTAACAGCAAAAAGCCCTGCATACCCAGATATAACCTTTTCAGGTGTGCTCAGCAACATTAGCTCTCGTATCAATCCAGCTACGCGTAGTGTGCCTGTTACGGCTAGTTTTGATAACAAAAATCAGCAATTACGCTCAGGCATGTTACTACACACTTTTGTTAAACTGTCTGAATTTAATGCGATTTTAGTTCCTGAGAAAGCGATTATTCCAATTGAAAATCAGCACTTTGTTTATGTAGTAGAAAATGGCCTAGCGAACCGTAAAGAAGTGACTATTTTACAACGCTTACACGGTCAGGTAGCGATTGCACAAGGGCTAAGCGAAGGACAACAAGTAGTTACTGAAGGTATCATTAAAATTCGCCCAGGTAGCAGCGTTGAAGTAAAAGGTGACGCACAGTGA